In Phycodurus eques isolate BA_2022a chromosome 10, UOR_Pequ_1.1, whole genome shotgun sequence, a genomic segment contains:
- the slmapa gene encoding sarcolemma associated protein a isoform X9 has translation MYSQELFQLSQYLQEALHREQMLEQKLATLQRLLTSTQEASESSWQALIDEDRLLSRLEVMGSQLQAYSKSQTEDGIRKELLALQEDKHNYETTAKESLRRVLQEKIEVVRKLSEVERTLGNTEDECTHLKEMSERGQEELRELANKYNAAVNEIKELTDKIKAAEGRQEELTQRGASEKRELELRIEEMEEKEQVLQARIEALQADNDFTNERLAALQVRLEQLQEKSVKENSSLDEDEASLRAAAAEERPVEDAPNPRPPRSCVEEEDEDDEDTDTDDGAAGDLDDNFHVNNSGGDTTRIQQLIECPPVKQLKEAVSSSIHKLANFDDAHLQNNQTAGDDILTSPDRLKGNQMDAKESDMSDTLSPSKDRSSDDTSDGNMDDQDLNEPLNRVSLLKAELHRAGLEPGDTEQVIHHLHRELLEAQELANTGKQKCLELQGDSLGKIRNSPDNLYCSAFKMMPCVSVALLEEERRSNSQQTEESTRQIQYLQTQLGKLQADMEALREQRENTICSTREDLYSAQEEILVLRHAVEAATAERERDIAALQQDLGAVRCELERWRSTAAKYEEEIGRLQEDFAQQQLQRDNTSQLQVECAALQQRCASLQQDCDGLREEKTTLTDKLHRLEAELCSTRAQSLFLSSSLESLEKRDEVLRGKLGSLENRHLQDESRMKIQLDRAQDRTHTLQKEYEDTQSQLSDLRQRYERTEQEKTNIHQELEQCRSNLKLLQDKNTSGGWSPWVPVVAAMVAVTAAVIYPNLSKSGSA, from the exons ATGTATTCTCAGGAACTGTTCCAGCTCTCCCAGTATCTGCAG GAGGCCTTACACAGAGAGCAGATGCTGGAGCAGAAGCTCGCCACGCTGCAACGTCTGCTCACCTCCACTCAGGAGGCCTCAGAGAGCAGCTGGCAG GCTCTGATTGACGAAGACCGTCTGCTGTCCAGACTGGAGGTGATGGGCAGTCAGCTGCAGGCCTACTCCAAG TCTCAGACGGAGGATGGCATTCGTAAGGAGCTGCTGGCCCTGCAGGAGGACAAACACAACTACGAGACCACGGCCAAGGAGTCTCTCCGGAGGGTCCTGCAGGAGAAGATCGAGGTGGTCAGGAAGCTGtcggaggtggag CGCACGCTCGGCAACACTGAGGACGAGTGCACGCACCTGAAGGAAATGTCCGAGCGGGGCCAAGAAGAGCTGAGGGAGCTGGCCAACAAGTACAATGCTGCTGTCAATGAGATCAAAGAGCTCACTGACAAAATCAAG GCAGCGGAGGGCCGTCAAGAGGAGCTGACCCAGCGGGGAGCGTCGGAGAAGAGGGAGCTGGAGCTGCGCATCGAGGAGATGGAGGAGAAGGAGCAGGTTCTCCAGGCTCGCATCGAGGCGCTGCAAGCTGACAACGACTTCACCAACGAGAGGCTCGCTGCTCTGCAGG TGCGCTTAGAGCAGCTCCAGGAGAAAAGCGTTAAGGAAAACAGCAGCCTGG ATGAAGACGAGGCCTCCCTCAGAGCGGCGGCGGCCGAGGAGCGGCCCGTCGAGGACGCGCCGAACCCGCGGCCCCCGCGGAGCTGcgtggaagaggaggatgaggacgaTGAGGATACGGATACTGACGATGGTGCAGCTGGAGATTTGGATG ACAACTTTCACGTTAACAACAGCGGAGGAGACACCACTCGAATCCAACAGTTGATCGAGTGTCCGC CAGTGAAGCAGCTGAAGGAAGCTGTCAGTTCGTCTATCCACAAACTGGCAAACTTTGATG ATGCCCACCTACAGAACAACCAGACAGCAGGAGACGACATCCTGACCAGCCCGGATCGACTCAAAG GAAACCAGATGGATGCCAAAGAGTCGGACATGTCGGATACGCTGAGTCCCAGCAAAGACCGCAGCAGTGATGACACATCAG ACGGCAACATGGACGACCAGGACCTCAACGAACCGCTCAACAGAGTATCTCTGCTCAAAG ccGAGTTGCATCGGGCTGGCTTGGAGCCCGGCGACACGGAGCAGGTCATCCACCACCTGCACAGGGAGCTTCTGGAGGCCCAGGAATTAGCCAACACCGGCAAGCAGAAGTGTCTGGAGCTTCAAGGTGACTCACTGGGAAAAATAAGAAATAGTCCCGATAATCTGTATTGTAGCGCATTCAAAATGATGCCGTGTGTGTCTGTAGCTCTGCTGGAGGAGGAGAGGCGGAGTAACTCTCAGCAGACTGAGGAGTCGACGAGACAGATCCAGTACCTGCAGA CTCAACTTGGGAAGCTGCAGGCCGACATGGAGGCTCTGAGGGAGCAGAGGGAGAACACCATCTGTAGCACAAGAGAGGACCTCTACTCCGCCCAGGAGGAG ATCCTCGTCCTGCGGCACGCCGTGGAGGCGGCCACGGCCGAGCGGGAGCGCGACATCGCCGCCCTGCAGCAGGACCTGGGCGCCGTGCGCTGCGAGCTGGAGCGCTGGAGGAGCACGGCCGCCAAGTACGAGGAGGAGATCGGCCGTCTGCAGGAGGACTTTGcgcagcagcagctgcagcgCGACAACACCAGTCAGCTGCAGG TGGAATGTGCGGCATTGCAGCAGCGGTGTGCGTCTTTGCAGCAGGACTGTGACGGCCTGAGGGAGGAGAAGACAACTCTCACGGACAAGCTGCACCGCCTGGAGGCCGAGCTGTGCAG CACAAGGGCTCAGAGTCTGTTCCTCAGCAGCAGTCTGGAGTCCCTGGAGAAGCGGGACGAGGTTCTGCGGGGAAAGCTGGGCTCGCTGGAGAACCGGCACCTGCAGGACGAGAGCCGGATGAAGATCCAGCTGGACCGGGCCCAGGACCGCACGCACACTCTGCAGAAAGAG
- the slmapa gene encoding sarcolemma associated protein a isoform X5 produces MPSALAVFACRPNSHPFQERHVYLDEPVKIGRSVARCRPAPNNATFDCKVLSRNHALVWFDHKTGKFYLQDTKSSNGTFINSQRLSRGSEESPPCEVLSGDIIQFGVDVTENTRKVTHGCIVSTIKLFLPDGMEGRRRSDVIQAPLPLPVDKVAANTPSMYSQELFQLSQYLQEALHREQMLEQKLATLQRLLTSTQEASESSWQALIDEDRLLSRLEVMGSQLQAYSKSQTEDGIRKELLALQEDKHNYETTAKESLRRVLQEKIEVVRKLSEVERTLGNTEDECTHLKEMSERGQEELRELANKYNAAVNEIKELTDKIKAAEGRQEELTQRGASEKRELELRIEEMEEKEQVLQARIEALQADNDFTNERLAALQVRLEQLQEKSVKENSSLDEDEASLRAAAAEERPVEDAPNPRPPRSCVEEEDEDDEDTDTDDGAAGDLDDNFHVNNSGGDTTRIQQLIECPPVKQLKEAVSSSIHKLANFDDAHLQNNQTAGDDILTSPDRLKGNQMDAKESDMSDTLSPSKDRSSDDTSDGNMDDQDLNEPLNRVSLLKAELHRAGLEPGDTEQVIHHLHRELLEAQELANTGKQKCLELQALLEEERRSNSQQTEESTRQIQYLQTQLGKLQADMEALREQRENTICSTREDLYSAQEEILVLRHAVEAATAERERDIAALQQDLGAVRCELERWRSTAAKYEEEIGRLQEDFAQQQLQRDNTSQLQVECAALQQRCASLQQDCDGLREEKTTLTDKLHRLEAELCSTRAQSLFLSSSLESLEKRDEVLRGKLGSLENRHLQDESRMKIQLDRAQDRTHTLQKEYEDTQSQLSDLRQRYERTEQEKTNIHQELEQCRSNLKLLQDKNTSPSILQPVQAIFMGLVLALLYWCFGQLW; encoded by the exons ATGCCTTCAGCGCTGGCTGTGTTCGCCTGCCGACCCAACTCGCACCCATTCCAGGAGAGGCATGTGTACCTGGACGAGCCCGTCAAGATCGGCCGGTCGGTGGCTCGCTGCCGGCCGGCCCCGAACAACGCCACCTTCGACTGCAAGGTGCTGTCCAGGAACCACGCCCTGGTCTGGTTTGACCACAAGACTGGCAAG TTCTACCTGCAGGACACTAAAAGCAGCAATGGCACCTTCATCAACAGCCAACGGTTGAGTCGGGGCTCGGAGGAGAGCCCGCCCTGCGAGGTCCTCTCGGGAGACATCATCCAGTTTGGCGTGGACGTGACGGAGAACACACGCAAAG TCACACATGGCTGCATCGTGTCAACAATCAAACTCTTCCTGCCTGACGGGATGGAGGGACGCCGACGAAGCGA TGTCATCCAGGCTCCGCTGCCGCTGCCTGTAGACAAG GTTGCAGCCAACACTCCCAGCATGTATTCTCAGGAACTGTTCCAGCTCTCCCAGTATCTGCAG GAGGCCTTACACAGAGAGCAGATGCTGGAGCAGAAGCTCGCCACGCTGCAACGTCTGCTCACCTCCACTCAGGAGGCCTCAGAGAGCAGCTGGCAG GCTCTGATTGACGAAGACCGTCTGCTGTCCAGACTGGAGGTGATGGGCAGTCAGCTGCAGGCCTACTCCAAG TCTCAGACGGAGGATGGCATTCGTAAGGAGCTGCTGGCCCTGCAGGAGGACAAACACAACTACGAGACCACGGCCAAGGAGTCTCTCCGGAGGGTCCTGCAGGAGAAGATCGAGGTGGTCAGGAAGCTGtcggaggtggag CGCACGCTCGGCAACACTGAGGACGAGTGCACGCACCTGAAGGAAATGTCCGAGCGGGGCCAAGAAGAGCTGAGGGAGCTGGCCAACAAGTACAATGCTGCTGTCAATGAGATCAAAGAGCTCACTGACAAAATCAAG GCAGCGGAGGGCCGTCAAGAGGAGCTGACCCAGCGGGGAGCGTCGGAGAAGAGGGAGCTGGAGCTGCGCATCGAGGAGATGGAGGAGAAGGAGCAGGTTCTCCAGGCTCGCATCGAGGCGCTGCAAGCTGACAACGACTTCACCAACGAGAGGCTCGCTGCTCTGCAGG TGCGCTTAGAGCAGCTCCAGGAGAAAAGCGTTAAGGAAAACAGCAGCCTGG ATGAAGACGAGGCCTCCCTCAGAGCGGCGGCGGCCGAGGAGCGGCCCGTCGAGGACGCGCCGAACCCGCGGCCCCCGCGGAGCTGcgtggaagaggaggatgaggacgaTGAGGATACGGATACTGACGATGGTGCAGCTGGAGATTTGGATG ACAACTTTCACGTTAACAACAGCGGAGGAGACACCACTCGAATCCAACAGTTGATCGAGTGTCCGC CAGTGAAGCAGCTGAAGGAAGCTGTCAGTTCGTCTATCCACAAACTGGCAAACTTTGATG ATGCCCACCTACAGAACAACCAGACAGCAGGAGACGACATCCTGACCAGCCCGGATCGACTCAAAG GAAACCAGATGGATGCCAAAGAGTCGGACATGTCGGATACGCTGAGTCCCAGCAAAGACCGCAGCAGTGATGACACATCAG ACGGCAACATGGACGACCAGGACCTCAACGAACCGCTCAACAGAGTATCTCTGCTCAAAG ccGAGTTGCATCGGGCTGGCTTGGAGCCCGGCGACACGGAGCAGGTCATCCACCACCTGCACAGGGAGCTTCTGGAGGCCCAGGAATTAGCCAACACCGGCAAGCAGAAGTGTCTGGAGCTTCAAG CTCTGCTGGAGGAGGAGAGGCGGAGTAACTCTCAGCAGACTGAGGAGTCGACGAGACAGATCCAGTACCTGCAGA CTCAACTTGGGAAGCTGCAGGCCGACATGGAGGCTCTGAGGGAGCAGAGGGAGAACACCATCTGTAGCACAAGAGAGGACCTCTACTCCGCCCAGGAGGAG ATCCTCGTCCTGCGGCACGCCGTGGAGGCGGCCACGGCCGAGCGGGAGCGCGACATCGCCGCCCTGCAGCAGGACCTGGGCGCCGTGCGCTGCGAGCTGGAGCGCTGGAGGAGCACGGCCGCCAAGTACGAGGAGGAGATCGGCCGTCTGCAGGAGGACTTTGcgcagcagcagctgcagcgCGACAACACCAGTCAGCTGCAGG TGGAATGTGCGGCATTGCAGCAGCGGTGTGCGTCTTTGCAGCAGGACTGTGACGGCCTGAGGGAGGAGAAGACAACTCTCACGGACAAGCTGCACCGCCTGGAGGCCGAGCTGTGCAG CACAAGGGCTCAGAGTCTGTTCCTCAGCAGCAGTCTGGAGTCCCTGGAGAAGCGGGACGAGGTTCTGCGGGGAAAGCTGGGCTCGCTGGAGAACCGGCACCTGCAGGACGAGAGCCGGATGAAGATCCAGCTGGACCGGGCCCAGGACCGCACGCACACTCTGCAGAAAGAG
- the slmapa gene encoding sarcolemma associated protein a isoform X7 — MPSALAVFACRPNSHPFQERHVYLDEPVKIGRSVARCRPAPNNATFDCKVLSRNHALVWFDHKTGKFYLQDTKSSNGTFINSQRLSRGSEESPPCEVLSGDIIQFGVDVTENTRKVTHGCIVSTIKLFLPDGMEGRRRSDVIQAPLPLPVDKVAANTPSMYSQELFQLSQYLQEALHREQMLEQKLATLQRLLTSTQEASESSWQALIDEDRLLSRLEVMGSQLQAYSKSQTEDGIRKELLALQEDKHNYETTAKESLRRVLQEKIEVVRKLSEVERTLGNTEDECTHLKEMSERGQEELRELANKYNAAVNEIKELTDKIKAAEGRQEELTQRGASEKRELELRIEEMEEKEQVLQARIEALQADNDFTNERLAALQVRLEQLQEKSVKENSSLDNFHVNNSGGDTTRIQQLIECPPVKQLKEAVSSSIHKLANFDDAHLQNNQTAGDDILTSPDRLKGNQMDAKESDMSDTLSPSKDRSSDDTSDGNMDDQDLNEPLNRVSLLKAELHRAGLEPGDTEQVIHHLHRELLEAQELANTGKQKCLELQALLEEERRSNSQQTEESTRQIQYLQTQLGKLQADMEALREQRENTICSTREDLYSAQEEILVLRHAVEAATAERERDIAALQQDLGAVRCELERWRSTAAKYEEEIGRLQEDFAQQQLQRDNTSQLQVECAALQQRCASLQQDCDGLREEKTTLTDKLHRLEAELCSTRAQSLFLSSSLESLEKRDEVLRGKLGSLENRHLQDESRMKIQLDRAQDRTHTLQKEYEDTQSQLSDLRQRYERTEQEKTNIHQELEQCRSNLKLLQDKNTSGGWSPWVPVVAAMVAVTAAVIYPNLSKSGSA; from the exons ATGCCTTCAGCGCTGGCTGTGTTCGCCTGCCGACCCAACTCGCACCCATTCCAGGAGAGGCATGTGTACCTGGACGAGCCCGTCAAGATCGGCCGGTCGGTGGCTCGCTGCCGGCCGGCCCCGAACAACGCCACCTTCGACTGCAAGGTGCTGTCCAGGAACCACGCCCTGGTCTGGTTTGACCACAAGACTGGCAAG TTCTACCTGCAGGACACTAAAAGCAGCAATGGCACCTTCATCAACAGCCAACGGTTGAGTCGGGGCTCGGAGGAGAGCCCGCCCTGCGAGGTCCTCTCGGGAGACATCATCCAGTTTGGCGTGGACGTGACGGAGAACACACGCAAAG TCACACATGGCTGCATCGTGTCAACAATCAAACTCTTCCTGCCTGACGGGATGGAGGGACGCCGACGAAGCGA TGTCATCCAGGCTCCGCTGCCGCTGCCTGTAGACAAG GTTGCAGCCAACACTCCCAGCATGTATTCTCAGGAACTGTTCCAGCTCTCCCAGTATCTGCAG GAGGCCTTACACAGAGAGCAGATGCTGGAGCAGAAGCTCGCCACGCTGCAACGTCTGCTCACCTCCACTCAGGAGGCCTCAGAGAGCAGCTGGCAG GCTCTGATTGACGAAGACCGTCTGCTGTCCAGACTGGAGGTGATGGGCAGTCAGCTGCAGGCCTACTCCAAG TCTCAGACGGAGGATGGCATTCGTAAGGAGCTGCTGGCCCTGCAGGAGGACAAACACAACTACGAGACCACGGCCAAGGAGTCTCTCCGGAGGGTCCTGCAGGAGAAGATCGAGGTGGTCAGGAAGCTGtcggaggtggag CGCACGCTCGGCAACACTGAGGACGAGTGCACGCACCTGAAGGAAATGTCCGAGCGGGGCCAAGAAGAGCTGAGGGAGCTGGCCAACAAGTACAATGCTGCTGTCAATGAGATCAAAGAGCTCACTGACAAAATCAAG GCAGCGGAGGGCCGTCAAGAGGAGCTGACCCAGCGGGGAGCGTCGGAGAAGAGGGAGCTGGAGCTGCGCATCGAGGAGATGGAGGAGAAGGAGCAGGTTCTCCAGGCTCGCATCGAGGCGCTGCAAGCTGACAACGACTTCACCAACGAGAGGCTCGCTGCTCTGCAGG TGCGCTTAGAGCAGCTCCAGGAGAAAAGCGTTAAGGAAAACAGCAGCCTGG ACAACTTTCACGTTAACAACAGCGGAGGAGACACCACTCGAATCCAACAGTTGATCGAGTGTCCGC CAGTGAAGCAGCTGAAGGAAGCTGTCAGTTCGTCTATCCACAAACTGGCAAACTTTGATG ATGCCCACCTACAGAACAACCAGACAGCAGGAGACGACATCCTGACCAGCCCGGATCGACTCAAAG GAAACCAGATGGATGCCAAAGAGTCGGACATGTCGGATACGCTGAGTCCCAGCAAAGACCGCAGCAGTGATGACACATCAG ACGGCAACATGGACGACCAGGACCTCAACGAACCGCTCAACAGAGTATCTCTGCTCAAAG ccGAGTTGCATCGGGCTGGCTTGGAGCCCGGCGACACGGAGCAGGTCATCCACCACCTGCACAGGGAGCTTCTGGAGGCCCAGGAATTAGCCAACACCGGCAAGCAGAAGTGTCTGGAGCTTCAAG CTCTGCTGGAGGAGGAGAGGCGGAGTAACTCTCAGCAGACTGAGGAGTCGACGAGACAGATCCAGTACCTGCAGA CTCAACTTGGGAAGCTGCAGGCCGACATGGAGGCTCTGAGGGAGCAGAGGGAGAACACCATCTGTAGCACAAGAGAGGACCTCTACTCCGCCCAGGAGGAG ATCCTCGTCCTGCGGCACGCCGTGGAGGCGGCCACGGCCGAGCGGGAGCGCGACATCGCCGCCCTGCAGCAGGACCTGGGCGCCGTGCGCTGCGAGCTGGAGCGCTGGAGGAGCACGGCCGCCAAGTACGAGGAGGAGATCGGCCGTCTGCAGGAGGACTTTGcgcagcagcagctgcagcgCGACAACACCAGTCAGCTGCAGG TGGAATGTGCGGCATTGCAGCAGCGGTGTGCGTCTTTGCAGCAGGACTGTGACGGCCTGAGGGAGGAGAAGACAACTCTCACGGACAAGCTGCACCGCCTGGAGGCCGAGCTGTGCAG CACAAGGGCTCAGAGTCTGTTCCTCAGCAGCAGTCTGGAGTCCCTGGAGAAGCGGGACGAGGTTCTGCGGGGAAAGCTGGGCTCGCTGGAGAACCGGCACCTGCAGGACGAGAGCCGGATGAAGATCCAGCTGGACCGGGCCCAGGACCGCACGCACACTCTGCAGAAAGAG
- the slmapa gene encoding sarcolemma associated protein a isoform X2, with protein sequence MPSALAVFACRPNSHPFQERHVYLDEPVKIGRSVARCRPAPNNATFDCKVLSRNHALVWFDHKTGKFYLQDTKSSNGTFINSQRLSRGSEESPPCEVLSGDIIQFGVDVTENTRKVTHGCIVSTIKLFLPDGMEGRRRSDVIQAPLPLPVDKVAANTPSMYSQELFQLSQYLQEALHREQMLEQKLATLQRLLTSTQEASESSWQALIDEDRLLSRLEVMGSQLQAYSKSQTEDGIRKELLALQEDKHNYETTAKESLRRVLQEKIEVVRKLSEVERTLGNTEDECTHLKEMSERGQEELRELANKYNAAVNEIKELTDKIKAAEGRQEELTQRGASEKRELELRIEEMEEKEQVLQARIEALQADNDFTNERLAALQVRLEQLQEKSVKENSSLDEDEASLRAAAAEERPVEDAPNPRPPRSCVEEEDEDDEDTDTDDGAAGDLDDNFHVNNSGGDTTRIQQLIECPPVKQLKEAVSSSIHKLANFDDAHLQNNQTAGDDILTSPDRLKGNQMDAKESDMSDTLSPSKDRSSDDTSDGNMDDQDLNEPLNRVSLLKAELHRAGLEPGDTEQVIHHLHRELLEAQELANTGKQKCLELQGDSLGKIRNSPDNLYCSAFKMMPCVSVALLEEERRSNSQQTEESTRQIQYLQTQLGKLQADMEALREQRENTICSTREDLYSAQEEILVLRHAVEAATAERERDIAALQQDLGAVRCELERWRSTAAKYEEEIGRLQEDFAQQQLQRDNTSQLQVECAALQQRCASLQQDCDGLREEKTTLTDKLHRLEAELCSTRAQSLFLSSSLESLEKRDEVLRGKLGSLENRHLQDESRMKIQLDRAQDRTHTLQKEYEDTQSQLSDLRQRYERTEQEKTNIHQELEQCRSNLKLLQDKNTSPSILQPVQAIFMGLVLALLYWCFGQLW encoded by the exons ATGCCTTCAGCGCTGGCTGTGTTCGCCTGCCGACCCAACTCGCACCCATTCCAGGAGAGGCATGTGTACCTGGACGAGCCCGTCAAGATCGGCCGGTCGGTGGCTCGCTGCCGGCCGGCCCCGAACAACGCCACCTTCGACTGCAAGGTGCTGTCCAGGAACCACGCCCTGGTCTGGTTTGACCACAAGACTGGCAAG TTCTACCTGCAGGACACTAAAAGCAGCAATGGCACCTTCATCAACAGCCAACGGTTGAGTCGGGGCTCGGAGGAGAGCCCGCCCTGCGAGGTCCTCTCGGGAGACATCATCCAGTTTGGCGTGGACGTGACGGAGAACACACGCAAAG TCACACATGGCTGCATCGTGTCAACAATCAAACTCTTCCTGCCTGACGGGATGGAGGGACGCCGACGAAGCGA TGTCATCCAGGCTCCGCTGCCGCTGCCTGTAGACAAG GTTGCAGCCAACACTCCCAGCATGTATTCTCAGGAACTGTTCCAGCTCTCCCAGTATCTGCAG GAGGCCTTACACAGAGAGCAGATGCTGGAGCAGAAGCTCGCCACGCTGCAACGTCTGCTCACCTCCACTCAGGAGGCCTCAGAGAGCAGCTGGCAG GCTCTGATTGACGAAGACCGTCTGCTGTCCAGACTGGAGGTGATGGGCAGTCAGCTGCAGGCCTACTCCAAG TCTCAGACGGAGGATGGCATTCGTAAGGAGCTGCTGGCCCTGCAGGAGGACAAACACAACTACGAGACCACGGCCAAGGAGTCTCTCCGGAGGGTCCTGCAGGAGAAGATCGAGGTGGTCAGGAAGCTGtcggaggtggag CGCACGCTCGGCAACACTGAGGACGAGTGCACGCACCTGAAGGAAATGTCCGAGCGGGGCCAAGAAGAGCTGAGGGAGCTGGCCAACAAGTACAATGCTGCTGTCAATGAGATCAAAGAGCTCACTGACAAAATCAAG GCAGCGGAGGGCCGTCAAGAGGAGCTGACCCAGCGGGGAGCGTCGGAGAAGAGGGAGCTGGAGCTGCGCATCGAGGAGATGGAGGAGAAGGAGCAGGTTCTCCAGGCTCGCATCGAGGCGCTGCAAGCTGACAACGACTTCACCAACGAGAGGCTCGCTGCTCTGCAGG TGCGCTTAGAGCAGCTCCAGGAGAAAAGCGTTAAGGAAAACAGCAGCCTGG ATGAAGACGAGGCCTCCCTCAGAGCGGCGGCGGCCGAGGAGCGGCCCGTCGAGGACGCGCCGAACCCGCGGCCCCCGCGGAGCTGcgtggaagaggaggatgaggacgaTGAGGATACGGATACTGACGATGGTGCAGCTGGAGATTTGGATG ACAACTTTCACGTTAACAACAGCGGAGGAGACACCACTCGAATCCAACAGTTGATCGAGTGTCCGC CAGTGAAGCAGCTGAAGGAAGCTGTCAGTTCGTCTATCCACAAACTGGCAAACTTTGATG ATGCCCACCTACAGAACAACCAGACAGCAGGAGACGACATCCTGACCAGCCCGGATCGACTCAAAG GAAACCAGATGGATGCCAAAGAGTCGGACATGTCGGATACGCTGAGTCCCAGCAAAGACCGCAGCAGTGATGACACATCAG ACGGCAACATGGACGACCAGGACCTCAACGAACCGCTCAACAGAGTATCTCTGCTCAAAG ccGAGTTGCATCGGGCTGGCTTGGAGCCCGGCGACACGGAGCAGGTCATCCACCACCTGCACAGGGAGCTTCTGGAGGCCCAGGAATTAGCCAACACCGGCAAGCAGAAGTGTCTGGAGCTTCAAGGTGACTCACTGGGAAAAATAAGAAATAGTCCCGATAATCTGTATTGTAGCGCATTCAAAATGATGCCGTGTGTGTCTGTAGCTCTGCTGGAGGAGGAGAGGCGGAGTAACTCTCAGCAGACTGAGGAGTCGACGAGACAGATCCAGTACCTGCAGA CTCAACTTGGGAAGCTGCAGGCCGACATGGAGGCTCTGAGGGAGCAGAGGGAGAACACCATCTGTAGCACAAGAGAGGACCTCTACTCCGCCCAGGAGGAG ATCCTCGTCCTGCGGCACGCCGTGGAGGCGGCCACGGCCGAGCGGGAGCGCGACATCGCCGCCCTGCAGCAGGACCTGGGCGCCGTGCGCTGCGAGCTGGAGCGCTGGAGGAGCACGGCCGCCAAGTACGAGGAGGAGATCGGCCGTCTGCAGGAGGACTTTGcgcagcagcagctgcagcgCGACAACACCAGTCAGCTGCAGG TGGAATGTGCGGCATTGCAGCAGCGGTGTGCGTCTTTGCAGCAGGACTGTGACGGCCTGAGGGAGGAGAAGACAACTCTCACGGACAAGCTGCACCGCCTGGAGGCCGAGCTGTGCAG CACAAGGGCTCAGAGTCTGTTCCTCAGCAGCAGTCTGGAGTCCCTGGAGAAGCGGGACGAGGTTCTGCGGGGAAAGCTGGGCTCGCTGGAGAACCGGCACCTGCAGGACGAGAGCCGGATGAAGATCCAGCTGGACCGGGCCCAGGACCGCACGCACACTCTGCAGAAAGAG